Proteins encoded by one window of Vicinamibacteria bacterium:
- a CDS encoding CBS domain-containing protein: MPHLRASDLMDKFVTTLSPQTDIHTAMHSLLKKKLSGAPVIDERNRLIGILSEKDCLKLVASAAFERLPEGKVCDYMTTDVVTLTPRSTVYDVVDRFLRSSFRRLPVVDENEEFLGVVSRSSVVKAVAAMRDRAELYRTPSSLPPQEVGAGVDSAMRRARGR; this comes from the coding sequence ATCTAAGAGCGTCGGATCTGATGGATAAATTCGTCACCACGCTGTCGCCCCAGACGGACATCCATACGGCGATGCACAGTCTTCTCAAAAAGAAGCTCTCAGGAGCACCCGTCATCGATGAGCGCAATCGACTCATCGGGATCCTCTCGGAAAAAGACTGCTTGAAGTTGGTTGCCAGCGCAGCCTTCGAACGACTGCCGGAAGGCAAGGTCTGCGACTATATGACCACCGACGTGGTGACCCTGACGCCGCGCAGCACGGTTTACGATGTCGTGGACCGTTTTCTCAGGAGCTCGTTCCGTCGACTTCCCGTCGTGGACGAGAACGAGGAGTTTCTCGGTGTCGTGAGTCGATCGAGCGTCGTGAAAGCCGTCGCGGCCATGCGCGATCGTGCCGAGCTCTACCGAACGCCCTCTAGCCTCCCTCCTCAGGAAGTCGGCGCCGGCGTCGACTCCGCGATGCGTCGCGCGCGCGGTCGCTGA